A window of Flavobacterium psychrophilum genomic DNA:
TAGTAGTCAAGTTAAAAGGTAAAAACGTTTGGACTGTGAAAGATGAAGTTTCTGGTTTAATGGCTGTTGATAAAAAGCAAATATGGCATCATGATGATTATCCGGTTACATTTACAGCCATCGCGGATTCGTTAGGTGCAATGGTGCAACATACAAATTCATATAATTCAGAATATTATGGATATAAGAAAGAGGGATCAGCTACTTCTTTTGCCTTTAAAAATGAAATAGAAACACAAATAGAAATTTAGGTATATGAAAATACTGTTATTACATCAATATTTTCTGGAAGAAGATGATGCGGGTGGATCAAGGTGGAACGAGATCTCTAAAAGTTGGACAGATGCAGGTCACGAAGTAACTGTGATAGCAGGTATGATGCATGCTAATGGTAGTAGTAAAAGAGATGAATATAAAGGAAAGTATTTTGTAAGAAAAAATCAAGGAAAAGTGAATGTGCATCGGGTACATGTTTCCGAATCTTATAATAGCGGTTTTTTGGGGAGGCTTTGGGGGTATTTTTCATTCATGTTTTCTTCATTTTGGGCAGGCGTGTTTAAAATTAAAGGCAAATATGATGTTATAATTGTAACTTCACCACCGCTATTTGTAGGGGGTAGTGGTTATTTTATTTCACTATTTAAACGAATTCCTATGGTTTTTGAGATAAGGGATTTATGGCCGGAATCAGCAATTGATACCGGTGTTTTAACCAATAAACTAATTATTAAGCTGGCATACGGCTTTGAAAATTTTATTTATAAAAAAGCAAAGCTTATAAACGTGCTTACTCCTGCTTTTTACAATACTTTGATTGAAAAGAAAAACGTAAACAAGAATAAGCTTATAATGATACCAAATGCGTCTGATTTTTCATTATCTGAAGAAGTAAGACAAAATTTTGATAGGGATAAGTTTCGTGAAGAACACGATTTTGGTGATCATTTCGTTATTACATACGTTGGTGCGCATGGAGTGGCAAATCATCTTGAACAAATACTCGAAGCTGGAAAGGCATTAGAGGATACAAAAGTATTGTTTCTGCTAATTGGCCAGGGTATGAGAAAAGAAAGCTTAAAGTCGTTGGCAGCAGAAATGGGAGTTGTTAATGTGCGGTTTATAGACCCAGTGGCTAAAAAGGACGTTTTTAAATATATCATAGCGTCTGATATGGGAATTTCTGTTTTAAAGAGAGTGGATACTTTTAAAACAGTTTATTCTAATAAGACATTTGACTATTTTTCTTGTAAAACCCCCGTGCTTATGGGTATAGATGGTATTTCAAAAGAACTAGTTGAGGAAGCAAAAGCAGGAAGCTATATAGAACCCGAAAACATTTCAGAATATAATAGGATAATTAGAGGATATATTAATGATCCCGAACGGATAAGGACTGAAGGTGAAAATGGTTACCTTTATGCAAAGCTGAATTTTGACAGGCAAGTGCTTTCCGATAGATATTTAGAGAGTATTAAGCAAATTATTTAATCAATGATATATAAAAATAGTGTTAAGCGCCTATTTGATTTTTTTTCTGCTATTATAGGGTTACTGTTATTAAGCCCTATTTTTATTACAGTTTGTCTATGCCTCTTTATTGCAAATAGTGGAAAACCATTTTTCTTTCAAAAAAGGCCTGGAAAAGGGGAAAGGATTTTTAGTATTATTAAATTTAAAACCATGACAGATCGCAAAGATGCCCAAGGTAATTTATTGCCGGATTCGGATCGTCTTACTTCGGTAGGATCATTTGTCAGAAAAACATCTTTGGATGAAATTCCCCAATTAATAAATGTTATCAAGGGAGACATGAGCTTAATTGGCCCAAGGCCCCTATTGCCACAATACCTGCCTTTATATGACAATTTTCAAAAAAGGCGACACGAAATTAAGCCGGGTATAACCGGCTGGGCTCAGGTAAATGGAAGAAATGCTATAAGCTGGCAGCAAAAATTTGAGTATG
This region includes:
- a CDS encoding glycosyl transferase family 1 produces the protein MKILLLHQYFLEEDDAGGSRWNEISKSWTDAGHEVTVIAGMMHANGSSKRDEYKGKYFVRKNQGKVNVHRVHVSESYNSGFLGRLWGYFSFMFSSFWAGVFKIKGKYDVIIVTSPPLFVGGSGYFISLFKRIPMVFEIRDLWPESAIDTGVLTNKLIIKLAYGFENFIYKKAKLINVLTPAFYNTLIEKKNVNKNKLIMIPNASDFSLSEEVRQNFDRDKFREEHDFGDHFVITYVGAHGVANHLEQILEAGKALEDTKVLFLLIGQGMRKESLKSLAAEMGVVNVRFIDPVAKKDVFKYIIASDMGISVLKRVDTFKTVYSNKTFDYFSCKTPVLMGIDGISKELVEEAKAGSYIEPENISEYNRIIRGYINDPERIRTEGENGYLYAKLNFDRQVLSDRYLESIKQII
- a CDS encoding UDP-galactose phosphate transferase, with amino-acid sequence MYKNSVKRLFDFFSAIIGLLLLSPIFITVCLCLFIANSGKPFFFQKRPGKGERIFSIIKFKTMTDRKDAQGNLLPDSDRLTSVGSFVRKTSLDEIPQLINVIKGDMSLIGPRPLLPQYLPLYDNFQKRRHEIKPGITGWAQVNGRNAISWQQKFEYDVWYVDNVSLVLDLKIIFLTIKKVFKSEGISSTTSATMEAFKGN